The following proteins are co-located in the Maridesulfovibrio sp. genome:
- a CDS encoding DUF1786 domain-containing protein, whose product MKNTVLSLDIGSGTQDVLYYIKGVEIENCFKFVLPSPARVVGERIKELTLQGRDIYLSGRNMGGGFGRSVYPHMEAGCKVYAHPRAALALGDDLPRLESNGIILADEKPEGCADVPLADFDVAWWKNFFRAAGLQYPDYVTASVQDHGYHPGKSNRIGRFNLWKHLLLENQGRPESLVFENVPEEFTRMAELQDSIGGGAVSDTGAAAVLGALFVDGILEHSHRQGVCLINVGNSHTVSFLLYKGAVYGVYEHHTGNMTPEKLWDDSQRFRQGNISFQDVFDDWGHGCLTLDLPEEAQGFAPTYVLGPRRSLLNGYPVEFPSPGGDMMLAGCFGLIKGLTLKGIL is encoded by the coding sequence GTGAAGAATACAGTTTTAAGTCTGGATATCGGCAGCGGGACTCAGGATGTTCTTTATTATATTAAAGGTGTGGAGATTGAAAACTGTTTCAAGTTCGTACTGCCGTCCCCGGCCAGGGTGGTAGGGGAACGGATCAAGGAACTGACCCTGCAGGGACGCGATATTTATCTTTCAGGCCGGAACATGGGCGGTGGCTTCGGAAGGTCCGTCTATCCTCATATGGAGGCGGGCTGTAAAGTCTATGCTCATCCGCGTGCTGCTCTGGCTCTTGGTGATGACCTGCCCCGGCTGGAGAGTAACGGGATCATCCTTGCCGATGAAAAACCGGAAGGGTGTGCGGATGTCCCCCTTGCTGACTTTGATGTTGCATGGTGGAAGAATTTTTTTAGGGCAGCAGGTCTGCAGTATCCTGATTACGTGACTGCATCTGTTCAAGATCACGGTTACCATCCCGGTAAAAGCAACCGTATCGGTCGTTTTAATCTTTGGAAACATTTGCTGCTGGAGAATCAAGGCCGTCCGGAAAGTCTGGTTTTTGAAAACGTGCCGGAAGAGTTTACACGTATGGCTGAATTGCAGGACAGCATCGGTGGCGGGGCGGTCAGTGATACCGGAGCTGCGGCGGTTCTCGGTGCTCTTTTTGTGGACGGGATATTGGAACACAGCCACAGGCAGGGTGTCTGCCTGATCAATGTAGGCAACAGCCATACTGTCTCCTTCCTGCTATATAAGGGTGCTGTTTACGGTGTATATGAACATCATACCGGAAACATGACTCCGGAAAAATTATGGGATGATTCCCAGCGGTTCAGGCAGGGGAATATCAGTTTTCAGGATGTTTTCGATGACTGGGGACACGGCTGTTTGACCCTTGATTTACCTGAAGAAGCGCAGGGATTTGCTCCAACCTATGTGCTTGGTCCCCGGCGATCCCTTTTAAACGGTTATCCCGTTGAGTTCCCGTCTCCCGGTGGTGATATGATGCTGGCCGGATGCTTCGGTTTGATAAAGGGGTTAACCCTGAAAGGGATATTGTAG